The genome window CGCCGCGGTCGCCTCCGCCTGGCCGGGGTGGAGCCGGTCGTGGCCGAACCGCTCCTGGGCTGTCCGTCGGACCTTCGCGGTTGTCGTGCTCACCCGCTCGACCCTAGGGGTGTCTCCCAACTGCCATCACCGCGGCGGCAGCGGCCTGGTCCGCGGCCGGACGGTTCTGGCTGAGCTTCGCCTTGCCCTCCACCGAGGTCACCCGGATCTCGAGGCCGACGATCGCCTTGAGCATGCCGTCGATGTAGTCCTCCGGCGCATCGGCGACCTGCCAAGGCTCGGTCCGATTTCCTTCATGGCGGTCCGTGAGCTCAGTGACAACCGAGCGCAACCACCCCGCGTCCGGCCTGACCGTGACCGCGCCGGCGATGTGGACCGCGGTGTAGTTCCAGGTCGGCACGACCTTGCCGTGCTCTGCCTTGGCGGCGTACAGCGACGGCGAGATGTACGCCTCGGGGCCGCCGACGATGAGCAGCGCGGGCGAACCATCGACGATCTCGCGCCAGTGCGGGTTGGCCTTGGCGATGTGTGCGACGACGACCTCGTCGCGCCAGATGATCGGCAGCAGCGTCGCCTGCGGCACGCCGTCGGGGCCCGACGTGACGAACCAGGCCGACCCGACTTCCGCGACAAATGCGCGGAGCGCGGCCTCGTCCTCCCAGCGGTTGAAGACCGGCGTGTACATCAGAGCCGATCAGCCGTTGAGCTCGTCACGCCAGGCGAGCAGCGCACGGAGCGGCTCGAGGTCGAAGTCAGGGCCGCCGACGCCGTACGTGAAGAGGCGGGCGCCGAGGTCGTACGACGAGCGCGCGGTCTCGAGGTCGCCGCCCTGGATCCCGACGGAGACCTCGATCTCGTCGACGTCGCGGCCGATGGCCTCGCAGTGACCGCCGAGCACGCCGAGCTTGTGCCTGAGATCGTCGCCCGTGACGAAGGTGTGCCAGATGTCGGCGTGCGCGGCGACGTACTTGAGCGTCTTCTTCTCGCCTCCGCCGCCGATGAGGACCGGGATGTCGCGCGTGGGGGCGGGGTTGAGCGTGGCCCACCGGGACTCGATCCGCGGGAGCGCCTCACCGAGGGCGTCGAGGCGACCGCCGGCGGTGCCGAACTCGTAGCCGTACTCGTCGTAGTCCTTCTCGAACCAACCCGACCCGATGCCGAAGATGAGCCGCCCGCCGCTGATGTGGTCGACGGTGCGGGCCATGTCGGCGAGCAGCTCCGGGTTGCGGTAGGAGTTGCAGGTCACGAGGCAGCCGATCTCAGCACGCTCGGTCTGCTCCGCCCATGCGGCCAGCGTCGTCCACGCCTCGAAGTGCTTGCCCTCGGGCTCGCCGTACAGCGGGTAGAAGTGGTCCCAGTTGAAGATGACGTCGACGCCGAGCTCCTCGGCCCGCGCCACCGCGTCGCGGTAGGGCCCGTAGTCGCTGTGCTGCGGCTGGAGCTGGACACCGATGCGGACAGGTCGCGAGGTCATGAGCTCATCGTAGGGAGACGACGTAACAGCGCCATGAACATGGCGTCGGTCTGATGGCGATGCGGCCAGAGCTGGACGGTGCCGTCCACAGGGCCGGCGCTCTCGGCGATGTCGCCGACGAGGCCGCCGAGCGGCTCGAGGGTGACATCGGTGCGGGCGGCGAAGACTGCGTCGACGACCTCGGACGTCTCCGCGAGCACCGGGCTGCAGGTCGCGTAGAGGACCGCTCCTCCCGGCCGGACGAGGTCGAGGGCCGAGGAGAGCAGCGCCACCTGGAGGGGCACGAGCTCGTCGATGTCCGTGGCCGTACGTCGCCACCGCGACTCCGGGCGACGCCGCAGAGCACCGAGACCCGAGCAGGGAGCGTCGACGAGGACACGGTCGAACGAACCACTGCGGTACGGAGGCCGGGCGCCGTCACCCGTGACCACCCCTGCGACACCTTCGGCGCCGGTGAGGTTCTGGGCGACGAGCCGAGCGCGGTGGAACTGTGCCTCGTTGGCGAGGAGCGTGGCTCCGCGCTGCGCGGCGAGCGCGGCGAGAAGGGCCGACTTCCCGCCAGGGCCGGCGCAGAGGTCGAGCCAGCGCTCGTCGGGGCCGTCGACCGGGGCATCCGCCGCGGCGAGGGCGACGAGCTGCGAACCCTCGTCCTGCACGCCGGCGCGGCGTTCGCGGACCGGCGCGAGGTCGGCGAGGCTGCCTGCCGGGGCCATTGCGCCGTAGGGGGACAGCATCGTCGGCTCGGCGCCAAGGTCGACAAGCTCCGCGACAGTCGCGCGGCCGGGGCGGGCGACGAGGGTGACTCGCGGGGCGGCGTTGTCGGCCGCGAGAAGGCGGCGGAGTTCGGCCCCATTCGGTGGTGACGGAGGGCCCACTCGGAGGGACGCAGCGAGCAGGTCGACGATCCAGGCGGGATGGGAGAACTCGAGGGCGTCGCGGGCGACCCCAGGAGCGGGCGCGAGTTCGTCGACCCACTCCTCCAGCGAGCGGGTGGCCACCTTGCGGAGCACGGCGTTGGTGAAGGAGGCGGCGCCGGGGCCGACCTTGGACTTCACGAGCTCGACCGTGGAGTTGATCGCCGCATGGTCGGGCACCCGCATCGAGAGCAGCTGGTGGCAGCCGAGTCGCAGCGCGTCGCGCACCTTGGCCTCGACCTTGCTGAGCGGTCGGTCGATGCAGGCGGCCAGGACGGCGTCGTACGTGCCCTGCTGGCGCAGGGTCCCGGAGGCGAGCTCGGTGGCGAAGGCGGCGTCGCGGCCGGAGAGCCCATGCGTGGCAAGGGCGTGCGGCAGCACGAGATTGGCGTAGGCGTCGTCGACGCGGACCGCCTTCAGGACCTCGAAGGCGGCCAGGCGAGCGGGGTCGACCCGGCGGTCATTCCGCGACAAGGTCGCCCTCGACCCTCAATCCCCGTGCCCAGTCGGCCGCCGGCGTCTCCTTCTTCCCGAAGGCCTTGACCAGGCCCAGCCGGACGGCCGTCGAGGCGGTGCCGACGAGGACCTCGTTCTTCGAGATCTCGACGTGCCCCGCCGGAAGCGACTCGGAGGTCACGGTGACCGGGCCGAGCTTCACCCGCGACCCCTCCTCGCCCAGACCGGGCAGGGACGTCCAGGCGCCGGGCGCCGGCGTACAGGCGCGGATGCGACGGTCGACGCCGACCGCGGGCTCGGACCAGACGATGCGGGCGTCGTCGACCGAGATCTTCGGCGCGAGCGTGACGCCGTCGAGCGGCTGCGGCCGGGCCTCGATCTGGCCGAGCTCGATGCCGTCGAGCGTGGCGACCAGGAGCGACGCGCCGCCTTGGGCGAGGCGGTCCAGGAGGTCGCCGGAAGTGTCGGTCGGCCGGATCCGCTCGGTCATGACACCGAAGGTGGGGCCGGCATCGAGCTCGGGCACGATCCGGAACGTCGTCGCGCCGGTGAACTCGTCGCCCGCCCACACCGAGTGCTGGACCGGTGCAGCGCCGCGCCAGGCGGGCAGCAGCGAGAAGTGCAGGTTGATCCAGCCGTGGGTCGGAATGTCCAGTGCCGACTGGGGAAGAAGCGCTCCATAGGCGACGACGGGGCAGGTGTCCGGCTCCAGTCCGCGGAGGGTCTCCTGGAAGTCCGGATCGCGCGGATGCGACGGCTTGAGCACCGGGATGCCCAGCTCCTCGGCACGCTGAGCGACCGGTGAGGCGACGAGGCGACGGCCGCGACCGGCGGGTGCGTCGGGACGCGTGACCACCGCGACGACCTCGTGCGGCGACGCGTGGATCGCGTCGAGCGAGGGCAGCGCCACCTCGGGCGTGCCGGCGAAGACGACTCGCATCAGGTCAGAAGCCGAAGCCGTTGGTGGCGTGCGGGCTCACCTTGATCGTCGGCTGCTCGAGGCCGAACCACTCGGACTCGCGGATCTGCTTCATCGCGGCCTTGCGGGAGGCGTCGTCCAGCTTGTCGATGAAGAGGATCCCGTCGAGGTGATCGGTCTCGTGCTGGATCGCGCGGGCCAGCAGCTCAGAGCCCTCGATGACGACCGGCTCCCCGTGCATGTTGAAGCCCTTCGCTGCCACGTAGAGCGCGCGTCGGCAGTCATAGGTCAGTCCCGGCAGCGAGAGACAGCCCTCGTCCCCCTCCTGGATCTCCTCGGAGAGCGTGAGCTCGGGGTTGATCAGGTGGCCGACCTCGCCGTCGACGTACCAGGTGAAGACGCGCAGGCCGACGCCGATCTGCGGGGCGGCGAGGCCGGCACCCGGGGCGTCGAGCATGGTGTCGGTGAGGTCCTGGACCAGCGTGCGGAGCTCGCGGTCGAAGTCGACGACCTCGGTCGCGCGACGGCGCAGGACGGGGTCGCCGAAGAGGCGGATGGGCTGAACTGCCATACAGGAGAGGTTAGATGCTGGGCGGGTCGAGCTGAATTCGGACGGGGTCGAGCCGGCGGGCCGCCCGCACGCGGGCGAGTTCGGCCAGCGCAACAGCGAGTGCCGCCCCCTCGGCCACCGGCGTGCGTACGACGGCACGCCACTGCTCCCCGTCCGGCACCGGCCCCAGCACTTCGCCCGCCGGAGGGAGCGCGAGGATCGTGAGCGCGTCGTCGACGGCGCCCGCGTCGCCGGTGATCGTGGCCAGCCTCGCGGCCGGCGGCAGATGAGCGCTGGCCCGCTCGGCCATCTCCCGGGCGACGTAGCCGGACTGGTCCCACCGGACGAGCGCCTGGACGACGGGATGGGCCGGATCACCGATGACCATGCCACGGCCGCCCGGCCCGGCGAGGCCGAGGGCGTTGGAGTAGCGCCGGAGGACGTCCTCATCCGCGCGCAGCCCCGGCCAGCCCAGCGCGAGCCAGGTGTCGAGCAGGACGACGGCGGCGTAGCCGCCCTCGGCGGCAGGCTCCGCTCCCGGCGTGGCCACCACGATCGTGCGCCCCCGGGAGACGGTCGGCAGGATCCGCTCACCGCTCGACGAAACGACCCGCAGACCCGGGAAGGACCGCCCGAGCTCTTCAGCGGTCCGCGCGTCACCGACGACGGGGGCGCGCAGCCCATGGCCGCCGCAGTGGGCGCACTGCCAGGCGTCGACCACGGTGCCGCACCACCGGCAGGCGGGAGGAGTCGCGGGCGCAGACTGGTGGAGCGGTCCGGTGCAGACCGAGCAGCGCGCCGGCGTACGGCAGCTGTCGCAGGCGAGTGCTGCGGCATAGCCACGTCGTGGGACCTGGACGAGGACGGGCCCAGTCTCGGCGGCGCTGCGGATGAGGTCGTGCGCCTCCGTGGGCAGGCGGGTCGCGCGCGCCAGCGGATCACGGTCGAGCGAGATGTCGCTCGCGCCGGGCACCGAGACGGTGAGGCGGCTCCGCGACAGGGCGCGGGTCGGCGCGATGTCGTGGGCCCAGCCGGACTGCACCAGCGCCTGGGCCTCTGCCGAGCGCGCGAAGCCACCGACGAGGAAGCCGGCGCCGGCCAGCTCGGCGCGGAGTCGGGCGACCTCCCGCACCTGGGGGTACGGCGACCGCGGCTCGGACAGCAGCTCGTCTCCCTCGTCCCAGACGGCGATGATCCCGAGGTCGGCGACCGGCGCCCAGATCGCGGCGCGTGTGCCGATCGCCACCTTCACCGCGCCGCGGCGCAGGGCGAGGAAGGCGCTGTAGCGAGGGGCCGGGCCCTGGTCCGCGGTGAGCACGACGTGCTGACCCTCCCCCAGCACCGCGTCGAGCGCAGCCGAGAGTCCGGCGATGTCCTTGTGCTCCGGCACGCACACGACGGCACCACGCCCGGCCGAGAGCGCGGCAGCGACGGCATGTGCGATCAGCGTCGCCCAGTCGGTGCCCGGCGCGGCGTGCCAGACCGCACGGGGTCCGCCCCCGGTGGCCAGGTGCCTGAGGAAGGCCCCTGCCGGCTCATGCCCGGCCCACGCCGCCAGGGCGGCCTGCGGGTCGACCACCGGCGGAGCGGTGGGCCGGGAGACGAGACGCTCGGTCGCGGCATGCCGTGGCGGGATGGCCAGTCGCAGCACGTCGGAACGGGTGCCGGCGTAGTGCTCGGCGACGGCCGCGGCGAGGGCGGCGATCTCCTCGGTCAGGACGGGCTCTGTCCCGACGACGCGACGCAGCGGTGCGAGCCGGCCGCCGGCCTCGGTGTGCTCGGAGCGGTCGCTGCGGGCGATCAGGAAACCGTCGGCGTCCTGGGTGCCGAACTTCGCCTTGACCCGTACGCCGGGCTCGGCCGCCTCCGCCATCGACACGGGCACGGCGTAGTCGAAGACCCGGTCGAGATGTGCACCCGGCAGGTCGAGCAGGACGTGCGCGACCGGCAGGATCGGAGAGATCTCCGCCTCGGCCTGCTTGCGGGCCCGCGTGGCCTGCGCCTTGCGCGCGCCCTCCTTGGCCCGATCGCGAACGAGCCCGGGGAGTTCCAGCTCCCCGGGCTCGTTGGAGCTGGTCATGTCAGACGCCGGCGGCGGCCTTCAGGGCGTCGGCACGGTCGGTCTTCTCCCACGTGAACTCGGGGAGCTCGCGACCGAAGTGGCCGTAGGCGGCCGTCTTCGCGTAGATCGGACGCAGCAGGTCGAGGTCGCGCAGGATCGCGCCGGGACGCAGGTCGAAGACCTCGAGCACCGCGGCCTGGATCTTCTCAACCGGGACGGTCTCGGTGCCGAACGTCTCGACGAAGACACCGACGGGCTTGGCGACACCGATGGCGTAGGCGACCTGGACCTCGGCGCGGCGGGCGAGGCCCGCGGCGACGATGTTCTTGGCGACCCAGCGCATGGCGTAGGCGGCCGAGCGGTCGACCTTCGACGGGTCCTTGCCGGAGAAGGCACCACCACCGTGACGGGCCATGCCGCCGTAGGTGTCGACGATGATCTTGCGGCCGGTCAGGCCGGCGTCACCCATCGGGCCACCGACGACGAACTTGCCGGTGGGGTTGATGTGCAGCTTGTAGCCGTCGAACGGGACGCTCGTCTTGAACTGCTCGAGGACGGGCTCGATGACCTTTGCCTGGATGTCCGCCTTCAGCTGCTCCTGCGTGACGTCCTCGGAGTGCTGCGTCGACAGCACCACGGTGTCGACGCGGACGGCGCGGTTGTCGTCGTCGTACTCGATGGTGACCTGGGTCTTGCCGTCGGGACGGAGGTACGCGAGCGTGCCGTCCTTGCGGACCTCGGTGAGCTTCTCCGCGAGGGTCTGGGCGATCTTGATCGGGAGGGGGAAGAGCTCCGGCGTGTCGTCGCAGGCGTAGCCGAACATCAGCCCCTGGTCGCCGGCGCCCTGCTTGTCGAGCTCGTCCGAGGAGCCGCCGAGGCGGACGTCCTCGGCGGTGTCGACGCCCTGCGCGATGTCGGGCGACTGGGCACCGATCGCGACCTGGACGCCACACGAGTTGCCGTCGAAGCCCTTGGTGGAGGAGTCGTAGCCGATCTCGAGGATCTTCTGGCGCACGAGCTGCGCGACCGGCGCGTACGCCTTGGTGGTGACCTCGCCGGCCACGACCACGAGGCCGGTGGTCAGGAGCGTCTCGACCGCGACACGGCTCTTGGGGTCGTGCTCGAGCAGGTAGTCGAGGACGGTGTCGCTGATCTGGTCAGCGATCTTGTCCGGGTGACCCTCAGTCACCGACTCGGAGGTGAACAGGCGTCCAGTCACGTTTTTACTCCTGAAGATCTGTAGTGGGCTGGGCTGAGAATAGTCCAGTCACCTGGTCCCAAATGACGTGGCTCAAAACAGCCTTGGATCCGCTGGGTACGTCGACCGACGACCCGTCTGCGGACAGGATGACAGCTTCGTTGTCGGCGTGTCCGAAGACCTTGCCGCCGCTGACGTCGTTGACGACCAGGAGGTCGCACCCCTTGCGGGCGAGCTTGGCGCGGCCCAGCTCGAGGACCGAGCCCGTGGCGTCACCCGTCTCGGCTGCGAAACCGACCACGATCTGGCCCGGGTGGGACCGCTCGTGGCTGATCGTGGCAAGGATGTCGGGGTTCTGCTCCAGCTCGATCGACGGAGCGGAGCCGTCGCCGGCCTTCTTGATCTTCGAGTCGCTGAAGGAGGTCGGTCGGAAGTCCGCCGGCGCGGCAGCCATGACGATCGCGTCCGCCGCCCGGGACTCGGCGAGCACGGCGTCGCGGAGCTCGCTCGTGGACTCCACGCGGACGACCTTGACGCCGGCCGGGTCGGACAGGGTCACGTTGGCGGCGACGAGCGTGACGCTGGCGCCGCGGGCTGCTGCGGCCCGGGCGAGCGCGTAGCCCTGCAGGCCGCTGGAACGGTTGCCGAGGAACCGGACCGGGTCGAGATACTCCCGGGTGCCGCCGGCACTGACGACGACATGGCGCCCGGTGAGGTCGAGCTCGGCCCGCCCGCGGGCGAGGATCTCCGCGCAGAGCTCCGCGATCTCCGCCGGCTCGGGCAGGCGACCCTTGCCGGTGTCCTTACCGGTGAGACGTCCCTCGGCCGGCTCGATGACCAGCGCACCGCGCTCACGCAGTGTCGCGACGTTGGCCTGCGTCGCCGCGTGCTCCCACATCTCGGTGTGCATCGCCGGGGCGAAGACCACCGGACAGCGGGCGGTGAGCAGCACGTTGGTGAGCAGGTCGTCGGCCATGCCATGGGCAGCACGCGCCATCGTGTTGGCCGTGGCAGGGGCGACGACGACGAGGTCGGCGGTCTGGCCGATCCGGACGTGCGGAACATCGGTGATGTTCTCGAAGACCTCGGTGCTCACCGGCTTCCCGGAGAGCGCCTCCCACGTCGGCGCGCCGACGAATCGAAGGGCCTCACGGGTCGGCACGACGGTGACGTCGAGGCCCGACTCGGTGAGTTTGCGCAGCAGGTCGGCGGCCTTGTAGGCGGCGATCCCGCCCGTCACCCCTAGAACCACAGAAAGCCGCGCCTTGGGCGCGGCTTCTGTGAGTGACGTTGTCGTCAGCGGATGCTCACTCTGCGGCGGCGAACGGGTCCGCGGTGGTGGCGGCCTTGGCGGCAGCCTCCTCGGCGGCCAGCTCGGCCGGGTCCACCTCTTCGCAGGTCAGGAGGTCGTCGTTGATCTCGCGGAGCGCGATCGACAGCGGCTTCTCCTGCACGTGCGTCTCGACCAGCGGGCCGACGTACTCGAGCAGGCCCTCGCCGAGCTGGGAGTAGTAGGCGTTGATCTGACGGGCGCGCTTGGCTCCGTAGAGGACCAGGCGGTACTTGCTGTCGGTCTTGCTCAGCAGGTCGTCGATGGACGGATTCGTCACGCCCTGCGCGTCGATCTCGGGAGAAGCCACGTGGCTCACGCCTCACTGTCGGTGGATGGTGCAGTCATCAAGGCTACCAACTGCGCGGCAGCATCGTGAACTTCACGGTTGACGATGGTCACGTCGAACTCCGCCTCCGCGGCGAGCTCGACTCGCGCGGTCTCGAGGCGACGCTCGCGCTCCTCCTCGCTCTCAGTGCCGCGGCCGACGAGCCGACGCACCAGCTCCTCCCACGACGGCGGGGCGAGGAAGACGAAGAGCGCCTCGGGGCCTCCGTCACGGTTCAGGGTCTCGCGCACCTGACGAGCGCCCTGCAGGTCGATCTCGAGCAGCGCCGGACGTCCGGCTGCGAGCGCAGCCTCGACGGGTTTGCGCGGCGTGCCGTACCGGGCGACCCTGTGGACCGTCGCCCACTCGAGCAGCTCGCCCTCGGCGACCATCCGGTCGAACTCCTCGTCGGAGACGAAGTGGTAGTGGACGCCGTCGACCTCCCCCGGGCGTGGCGGGCGGGTCGTGGCGGAGACGGAGTACCAGACGTCGGGGTGCTCGTCGCGGATGGCGGCGGCGACGGTCCCCTTGCCGACCGCGGTCGGCCCGGCGAGAACGACGAGGCGGGACTGCTCAGCCACGCTCAACCACGCGCTCCGAACTCACGCGTGAGTGCGGCGATCTGGTTGACGCCGAGGCCGCGGACGCGGCGGCTCTCCGCGATCTCGAGGCGCTCCATCAGCGCCTTGGCACGGACCTTGCCGACACCCGGCATCGCCTGGAGCAGGTCGAGGACCTTCATCTTGCCGATCACGCGGCCGAGCTCGTCGTCACCCTGGCCCTGCTCGATCACGGAGATGATCGAGGCGCCCGAGTTCTTGAGCCGGTTCTTGATCTCGGCGCGCTCACGGCGCGAGGCCGCGGCCTTCGCGAGAGCCGCCTGACGCTGTTCGGGGGTCAACGGGGGTAGAGCCACGGCGCCACCCTAGAGCGTGAGGGGGGTGTGGCACACGTCGCGGACCTCCTGCTGGACGTTGGCCAGCGCCGTGGTCACCTTCTCCGACTGGAGTGCGGTCGCGGCGGCCTTGATCTTCGCCTCGTCCTTCTCCTCGACGGCCCGCTCGAGTGTGCCCACGGCCTTGATCACCGTGTCCCAGTCGGGCGTGATGTCCGTCGGTGCCTTGCCCTGCAGGGCACGCAGGTCGGGCAGCGCCTCGATGAGCGCGTCCTTGTCGCCACTGTCGACGACGCCACTGAGATGCTTCTGGCGGCTGCTCACCTCCTTGCAGTACGCCGACACCTGGTCGCCGCAGCCGGCGCTGACCGCTCCTGCGGCCAGGAGGACGAGGCTCAGCGCACCGGAGGCCGCGCGGATCATGCCGTCAGCGCCTCATTGGTGCGTCGTGCCGCCTCGGCGAGACGTGTTGCGGCGGGCCCCTCGCGTAGCAGGCCGCGCGACGAGCTCGGAAGGACCGTCAGGTCGCCGAAGATCCGGCGGATGTCCGCCACGGTGCCGCCCTGCTCGCCGAAGCCGGGCGCGAGGATCGGGCCGTTGAAGTCGAGGTCCGTGCCCGCGTCCCCCACGGTCGCGCCGACCACGGCGCCGAACGACCCCAAGGGCGTCTCGCCCGCGTTGAGCGCGGCAAGGTGGCCGAAGATCCGCGCTGCCACGGACTCCCCCGTGTCGGTCGTCGAGCGCTGGACCTCCGGGCCCTCCTTGTTGGAGGTCAGCCCGAGGACGAAGAGGCCGGCGTCGAACCGGCGCGCCGTGTCGACGAACGGGTCGAGGGAGCCGAACCCGAGGTAGGGGCTCAGGGTGATGGCGTCGGAGGCGAGCGGGCTGGCGGGATCGAGGTAGGCGTCGGCGTACGCCTGCGACGTGGAGCCGATGTCGCCACGCTTGACGTCAAGGAGGACGAGGGCGCCGGCCGACCGCGACTCGGCGATGACGCGCTCGAGGACGGCGATGCCGCGCGAGCCGAAGCGCTCGTAGAAGGCGCTCTGCGGCTTGATCACGCTGACGTGCGGAGCGAGGCCCTCGACGGCCGTCAGCGCGAACCGCTCCAGCCCCTCGACGGTGTCGGGCAGCTCCCACTCGGCCAGCAGGCTCGCGTGCGGGTCGATGCCGGCACACAGCGGCCCGCGCTGCTCGATCGCGGCGTGGAGCCGGGCTCCGAACGACAGACCCATCAGCGCAGTCCCTTCGCGACGGTGCGGGGCCAGAGCGGACCCTCGTAGATGAAGGCGGTGTACCCCTGGACGAGCGTGGCACCCCCGTCGAGCTTCGCCTGTGCGTCGGCGGCGGTGGTGACGCCCCCGACGCCGATGAGCGTGAGGGCTGTGCCCACCCGGTTCCTGAGCAGCGAGAGCACCTCGAGGCTGCGCTCCTTGAGCGGGCGACCCGACAGGCCGCCGGCGCCGACCTCCTCGAGCTGGCTCGGGTGCGAGCGCAGGCCGTCGCGGCTGATCGTGGTGTTGGTGGCGATGATTCCGTCGAGGCCGATCGTCACCGCCATGTCCGCGACGTCACGCACGTCGTCGTCGGCCAGATCCGGAGCGATCTTGACCAGCAGGGGAACGCGTCGGTCGGTCGCCTGGTCGGCCGTGCGGCGCACGTGCTCGAGCAGCGGCTGCAGCTTGTCGATCGCCTGCAGGCTCCGAAGTCCGGGCGTGTTGGGTGAGCTCACGTTGACGACCAGGTAGTCGGCGTACGGCGACAGCAGCCGCGTCGACAGGGCGTAGTCGTCCTCGACGGCTCGCTGGTCGTTCTCCGGCACGAGCTTCGTCTTGCCGATGTTGATGCCCAGCACGGGCCCGGTGTCGCCGGAGGGGCGCGCGTCGAGGCGGGC of Nocardioides sp. Kera G14 contains these proteins:
- the mihF gene encoding integration host factor, actinobacterial type, giving the protein MALPPLTPEQRQAALAKAAASRRERAEIKNRLKNSGASIISVIEQGQGDDELGRVIGKMKVLDLLQAMPGVGKVRAKALMERLEIAESRRVRGLGVNQIAALTREFGARG
- the pyrF gene encoding orotidine-5'-phosphate decarboxylase, with the translated sequence MGLSFGARLHAAIEQRGPLCAGIDPHASLLAEWELPDTVEGLERFALTAVEGLAPHVSVIKPQSAFYERFGSRGIAVLERVIAESRSAGALVLLDVKRGDIGSTSQAYADAYLDPASPLASDAITLSPYLGFGSLDPFVDTARRFDAGLFVLGLTSNKEGPEVQRSTTDTGESVAARIFGHLAALNAGETPLGSFGAVVGATVGDAGTDLDFNGPILAPGFGEQGGTVADIRRIFGDLTVLPSSSRGLLREGPAATRLAEAARRTNEALTA
- a CDS encoding quinone-dependent dihydroorotate dehydrogenase — encoded protein: MGRPYRILFDHYLVNQDPEEAHYAAFRAIRAARPVLSRVPAPGTPVEAMGITFPNRLGLAAGFDKNGVGIDSLAGLGFGHIEIGTVTGQPQPGNPKPRLFRLTADRAVVNRMGFNNDGAEAVAARLKARLDARPSGDTGPVLGINIGKTKLVPENDQRAVEDDYALSTRLLSPYADYLVVNVSSPNTPGLRSLQAIDKLQPLLEHVRRTADQATDRRVPLLVKIAPDLADDDVRDVADMAVTIGLDGIIATNTTISRDGLRSHPSQLEEVGAGGLSGRPLKERSLEVLSLLRNRVGTALTLIGVGGVTTAADAQAKLDGGATLVQGYTAFIYEGPLWPRTVAKGLR